The Solanum dulcamara chromosome 2, daSolDulc1.2, whole genome shotgun sequence region tgtgtcgaaacgtgacacccgatccaagaatatgtcagaacgtgataTCTGATTTAAATATGTATCAAAAActtgacacccgatccaagaatatgtcagaatgtgacacccaatccagtTATGCAAACCAATCataaaatatcaacaatagaTCACATTATATCAacagaacaggttcatcacaggGCAAGCCAAAAAGTAATCATTTATATAAAAACTAACTAGTTTCCCTTATCGGTACACATTCAGGCATATCATAAGAACACAATTACACCCTTAAGACCATTCTGCGAACCAAACCAAGACCCACACTACCAAACCTTAGGGtttatcttcaaaaatctaCTTATTTATCTATCTCTGCACATAATACTAAGTATGTTATAAGATAACCGTCTGCatgcaataatatcaccatATTTACACTTCTCCAATCCTTACAACACCTTTTTTTTACCCAGGTCACATTCAAATTAGACCCTAACCCAATTGAATTTTTGTCTGACCCATGGCCCATAGCTTAATTATACGATTTCTCGTTAAAATTCCTTCTATACTACATAACaggtatagatttactactcaGAAAAGAGAAGTCTAGCCTACCTAGGCGTCAAGCAACTGTTGAGAAATAATGTTGCTGAAATCATTTTGTTCTAGATGTCCTGCGGGCAAGGCCAGATTGAATTCCACTGGTTTAAGCCTTCCAACTGCTGAGATTCCCTGCCCTCTTCTTCTCAAGTCAAGAGTAGCCTTTTTGTAGGGTTTTGTCGAAACCTTGGCTTCTAACTTACACTTGAAAGAAGTGGAAGAAATAAGAAATTCGCGACTTAAGTTCTGACCCATGACCTCCCGCTCTGGCGGCGCCGCTGAGGCGGGACCATCCTGCTTTGGCGGGATGGTGGGACCCAATCGAGTAAAATTCTTGTTGATTTCCTTTAATCTTAAATAACGTCTAGTCTGGTCGTTACAGAAATGGAGCTGTGAAATAGATTTCATGACTTTTCATCAAAAGCACAATATTTTGCTTTTggcatcattatatcatcaataTGGTGCATTGAGACTCAAACTCAACGTCTTATCCATATAAAAGCGTCCTAGGCCATAAATCGATGGGACTTGACCCTAAAATCTTATTTGAATCAAATAGGTATATCCCTTTGCCTTATTGATATCTGAACCATTTAGGTttctcaaattaaataagcaaAACCAATTACGTTACTAATaagtaatgataataatattaaattaaaaataagaagtACAAGATTCACATAACTTTTCCTGTGATGATCATCTcaatgtttaatttttttttcacataataatataaataaagcCACAAACTTTATAAAGGATTGTAAACATACATTTCACTAACATGAATAATTATAATTCTTTATTATGATCACGTATAAATTTCTTGTATTGTCTTTCCTTCCTTATCTTTGGTCATACGTACTGTTGTTGGTTAATTATACTTGATCACTGCACCAACATATCACACAAACAAGGGAAGAACAATACCTACCAATAATATATTGGCAGAAAAGCTTTTGGGTCATCTATTAGCAAATATAtgctatttatatattaaataaaatcgATACATATAACTGTAAAGCAAGGCTTCTCTCtcatttataataaaatataatttaaacacaaacaagagaagaagaaaaatcctCTCAAACCTGCCGGATGAGTAAGATCGGGTTATGCATGATCTtgtacaataatattttttttcaaaacaaaattgttcccgtttcttctattattaataaataatttttactttCTTTATATGTTTAAAATAGTTCAAGATAACGGAGTTTCATGCTGATAACatattataaaacaaactaacttTAGCAAATTAGCAAAAAAGtaagacaaaaagaaaaagagataattatttttgtgtagagataattgtatatttttttttacatttgcATGTCTTTTATAGACACAAATAAGAATAACATATTTCTTGAACAAGATAATATTActacaataatatattctttgaataaaaaaatattactacaataatatattctttgaataaaaaaatattgctaCAATGGACATCCACTTGACCTATATTATTTATAACAGTTTCTAAATAATCATTATCCGAACTAGTaaccatgtttctgaaaatGAAAGATCTCAAATTTTATGTCATGTTAAAGTAGTTGGCCGTAAAAAGTTGCAGATACCCCGCAAACCATTGACACGTTGTTTGGCATCCTCGTGGTAGGATTTAATTATTTGAAGGCGTTTTATCCAACATATTACAAtaaaatatgtctatatatGCACGTCTTTGAGGAAATATTGTCCGACGGTCTACTTATGAACCTTAATCTTTGATCATTTATATTTGAACACTGCCTACTGGTACGTAACTTAGTGGTTCCTTATATCACGtttaaaacaaattttaaataatattttgatatatgtCCCTTGATTTGATATAATGATCATTGGCAATATTATATCATGAGAAAAGGAGACTTGATACAATGAATTTTAAACATGTTATACATTGATTACTGTAAGAAAAAATTTACACTATTctattaataaatttttaatctgAGACAGTAAATTCTTGATCGCATAAATACTTTATATCATCATTGAGTACAACTTAAACTTTTCTCAAATTAGAGGCAAAATCATTTTTAGTTATTGGCATGTCGACATGGATATAGTGGCATCACTATAACTGCTTAGTTGCTATTTGATAATTTTGTAATGTTGCTTTACGGAAGAGTTTAAGTTTTATACGAGGGGTAAAGGATATATATAAGTAAGCctcattaaaatatgaaatcGAAATCTTGAAAGTAAGATAAGTACTTGTTAGATCAGGTAAAGATGACTTGATGGTgtaaattaaaaatgaattaaagcGTATGTATATATTACTAAAAACTCCAAAAGGAAATGTGTAACATATACAAAGTTGACATCTGCCTTGTCTTCACTAACACTGATTTTTCTTCCGAATTGCTCAACTGCTAAACAAATCTCTATCATGATTAAAACAAAAACTTCTAATAAATAcattcatgaaaaaaaaaatcaagcttTTTCGTTTTGTCTTAAACTATTATCAGGTAAAGAAAAATGTGGATGTATTACCTGGACCTATACAATTTTGTCTTCAATATTAAGCTCTGTGGAAATCATTACGCAATGGTGAATTTGGACTTAATTTGTTGTGTAGAGCCTTTTCTGGGTAAttaattgttgaattttggCGACTTTTTCTATGATGAGAATAAGTATTTCTTTTCTTCACTTCCCTTTGAGGACTTTCTTTGCACAATTCTTTGTCTTCAACTGGAGCTATATACACAAATGTCATGGTTGAAATACCCTTATAATCCTTCAATGATTCAAATGTTTTCACAATTGTGCTCATTTCTGGTCTAGCCTTTGGCCTGTGGCTTAAGCATTGGTAAGCTACTAATGCTGCTTTTTGAACCCCTTCTTCTGAATATAAACCTTCTAGCCTTGGATCCATTATTCTATGTAGTTTTCGGGGATCTTTCAATTGTGGTCTTGCCCAATCTGTTAATTTTTGCTCTCTGTTTGGACGGCTTTTATCTACCGATCTTCTGCCAGTTAGAAGCTCCAATAGTACTACTCCAAAACTGTATACGTCACTAGCTGCAGTCAAATGACCTGTGAAAATTCAGAGACGTTACCAATTTAGCAATGGATAAATTTTGTTGTTAAACAacaaatttatttattgttaaatCTATTTAGCAATGAAGTTCGTAACTAATTTCAAATTTGTTAATAAATGAAACATTACCTGTCATGAGGTATTCAGGAGCAGCGTAGCCTTGTGTTCCCATGACTCGGGTGGAGACGTGCGTATCATCTCCTTCTGGACCATCTTTCGCAagtccaaaatctgaaagtttgGCATTGTAATCCTGGAGAAAAGGACAAATGAAATTAATAAGTCTTAATTTTTAAGTGACATGATAACATAAAAAACTATGTTATTTTTAAGTGACATGTACAAAGTTTGGTATGCCAAAGTCAATGGTAACTTTTTGCACATCAACtagtatattaaaaaaaactaaaattattaatGTATATAATAAGTTAAgcaaataattaagaaaaaaatacttaCAGAGTCTAACAAAATATTTGAAGCCTTGAAATCACGATATATGACCGATTTTTCAGCTTCATGGAGGAAAGCTAAGCCTTTTGCAGCTCCAAGTGCTATTTTCACCCTTGTTGACCATGAAAGTGATACAGAATATCCTGCAACATTTACAAGATGGTTATTTAATTGAACATATTATCATTTTTCAAATCTTGTATTACGTTTGTGAAcaagttgtatatattttaatatctatacaataataataatgattattataataataataataataataataataataataataataataataataataataatgatttgAAGTGAGACAATTCTACGTATAGAATCAACTCACAATTGCTTTTCCACCAAACTTGAATTGACTGATTCTGTTTCATAAGCAGAGTTGGTAAAAGTGAAAGCTACGGTCAATTGTCAAACATTTACAGTACATTTTCTATAATATTGGACAAGTGGTAATTTTATGTGGGATACAGCTACTAATTATAAACGTGAAAGAAATCAGATCGATCGAAATGCAAAAAAGACACGAATAGTATTCTTTACAGATCTATCGACTTGATGATGTTTTTTGCAaaaagatgttttttttttgtctttaacAATAGATGATGTAATTCTCTATGTAGCATATATATGTAATTACTTAAAATATTAGGTAATGGTAAAAACAAGAGAGAAGATTATAACATACTTCTAAAGAGTTGATTCTCCAAGCTGCCTCTGGGCATGTATTCATACACCAACAGCCTGTGTTCCTCTTCACAACAATATCCGATTAACTTCACCAGATGTGGATGTCTCAATTGCCCCAGAAATATCACTTCTGTCTGCTCATACAAGTATGACaaagttaaattatatataattaaaagttagaggtaattAATTAAAGGGTACGTAATTCATGTCTTACCAGCCACTCTCTATGACCTTGAGTGCCATCTAAATCCAAAAGCTTTACAGCCACAGGTTGAGCTTTCAGACCAGGTCTAAGTTTATCATCAATGAAACCTTTGTGAACTGGTCCAAAGCCTCCTTCACCAAGGAAATTACTCGAAGAAAAATTCTGAGTAATCACCTTCAATTCTTGAAGATTGAAAACATAAAGATTTGAACCAGCTAGAGATATTGATAAGTCCTCTGAAATCGTCGAACCGCTGAAATCAGAAATTGAAATCCTATGAAATGAACTTTGTTTCGTCACTAATTTTATCTCCTTAATTGGCTTTGGCGTTGGATTTTCGGCTTTACAACAGCTAGGAACTATAGATTCCCACGTAATCTTCATCACTTTAATTATctcaattgaaataaaaatgaaagatgTTCAATATTCTCTCAGAGAAATTAAATGCCTTGAAAAGAATTGCAGGTTTATATAGAAAAATGTCTTGTTGATTGAtgagcaagaaaagaagagagggCAATAGAGctaataatattcaaatatttcctACCCAACTGCTCTCTATACCAGATACAAAGAAAGAGGTTCCCAACAcctttatttaaataataaataccaTGACCTCAAGTACTAacgtgttttttaaaaattttatattatatatatttactttgtATTTTGCTGAGTTATATTAAGTCAATTGTATTTTTGGTGAAtactttttccttttcccaCGCTATAAGCGCGTGTATGTATGTGCACTTCCACTaacatttttttctctataaagacGTGGTGATAAAGTAAAAAACGTAATTACAATATGTATTAGTTAGAAAGaaatttatgcatatttaatgctgaaattaattattcatttattagctatatatatatatatattagttattttattttttatattatgtaaaataatatatagattaCCCCATAATTTATAAATGTAATAGTTATGCAGGTTTTTAAATAGCAAATCAAAcacaatattaattttatacatgcataaataatttacctCCTAATTAGCTAACAAAAATGatattacttataaata contains the following coding sequences:
- the LOC129880596 gene encoding serine/threonine-protein kinase RIPK-like, giving the protein MKITWESIVPSCCKAENPTPKPIKEIKLVTKQSSFHRISISDFSGSTISEDLSISLAGSNLYVFNLQELKVITQNFSSSNFLGEGGFGPVHKGFIDDKLRPGLKAQPVAVKLLDLDGTQGHREWLTEVIFLGQLRHPHLVKLIGYCCEEEHRLLVYEYMPRGSLENQLFRRYSVSLSWSTRVKIALGAAKGLAFLHEAEKSVIYRDFKASNILLDSDYNAKLSDFGLAKDGPEGDDTHVSTRVMGTQGYAAPEYLMTGHLTAASDVYSFGVVLLELLTGRRSVDKSRPNREQKLTDWARPQLKDPRKLHRIMDPRLEGLYSEEGVQKAALVAYQCLSHRPKARPEMSTIVKTFESLKDYKGISTMTFVYIAPVEDKELCKESPQREVKKRNTYSHHRKSRQNSTINYPEKALHNKLSPNSPLRNDFHRA